The genomic stretch ATGACCAACTCTGTCTCGCCCTGTTGGAAGCTGGTTGACCGGAACAGCGCGCCCAGCAGGGGAATTTCGCCCAGGCCGGGGATCGCTTTGATATTCTGCTGCGATGTCGCCTTGAACAGCCCGGCAATGGCAAAGCTTTGCCCGCTGCTGACCTCGATGGTGGTGGCCGCGCTGCGTTCAAGGATCAGGGGCAGGTTTTGCAGATCGGTGGTGCTGCCTTTGGAAAAATCAAGCTCGCGGATCTTGGTGTTGACCATCAGCTTGATCTTGTCCGACCGCAGAACCTCGGGTTCAAAATCCAGTTCGACGCCAAAGGGTTCAAATACAACCCGAACCTCGCCATTCGAGGACTGGGTTTGATAGGGAAAGCGGCCACCGGCCAGAAAGGTTGCCTTGTCACCCGACCGCGCCGTCAGGTTCGGTTCGGACAGGATGGTAACCAGTCCCTCGTTCTTGAGCGCCTCAAGCGTGACCCCCTGAAGCGAGTTTCCGACGCTGAAGTCAGCCCCCAGCGCATAGCCGCCCGTCACCGAGCCGCCCCCTGTCAGCCCGTTGCCCGACAGCGCGGTCCAGTTCGTGCCGAGATCCTCGGTGACTGTACGCGAAACTTCGGCGATCTTGACCTGAAGATTGATCTGCGCAGGCGTGTCCAGCGACAGGCTGTTGACCACCGGAACCGATTCACCTGCCAATGTCTGGACGATGGATTGAACCTGTTCAGCGTCGCGGATCGTGGCCACACGGCCCGTCATCACCAGTGCGCCGTCTACCTCGACAATCGAAAACCTTCCGCCTTGAACCGAGGCGCGCGCGGCACCGTTCAGCGCGTCGATATTGGTCGTGACCTTGACCGAACTGGCCACCGACACCTCGTCCGAAGAGTCGATTACAAACAGCGTCGTTTCGCCCATCGACTTGCCGTAGATATACAACAGCGTTGGTGACTTGATCTCGACATCCGCGATTTCAGGATTGGCCAGGAATACCGTTTCGGACGGGCTGTCCAGTTTCAGCAGCTTGCCTTCGCCTGCGAACAGCTGAACCGGACGTCCGGTGCTTTCGATGTAGGTTTGGGCGTGGCTGGTTGCCGACAGGCCCAGCAGATTGGCCCCCAGCAGAAAAACAGTCACAAAAGAAACGGGGGGGGGCAGCAATCGAGATAACATGGCGATCCTATTGACTGTCAGATTACGGGTTTGACCCCGTGGTATCTGGTGGTGAACTGGCAACAGCGCTGTCAGGCGCAGGAACGGGTTGAGGTAGAATGCTTTGGCTGCGCGAGGATGAGCTGCCCCGGACAACGCGTACCCCGGAGGGCGCGACCGGCTTCGCACTGGGCGCAGGCAAGCCGGAAATCTGCGTGGCCAGGACGGGCGGATCGTTGGCGATCACCGGCATGTCGTCATCGGTCTTCTGGCTTAGCACCAGAACCAGATCACCCGTATGGCGCGCCAGCGCCAGCACCTTGGCGCCCTCGGGATGCAGTTCCAGCGTGATTGTCCGTGGTGCCGCTGTATTGGTCACACCGGCGGAACCGTTCGACTGGTCTGTTGCGATCACCTGAACATTCTGAAGAACCGTGCGCACGGCACGCACGCCGCTTTGATCGTCATAGGACAGCAGCACATCAATTCTGTCGCCCAAATCAATCAGGCCGGCAGCTGCGGTTTCACCAGTCAAAGGCAGGGCAATCGCCCGCATTCCGGGACGCAGCAGTGTGGCAATACCGGCAAAAGTTGGGGTTTCCGCCACAGGTGGAACTTCAGGTTCTGGAATGGAATAAACTACAGGTTGTATGTCAGAGCTTACAAACGGCGTATTCGCCGGAATCATACGACGGGCGCTTAATTGAATTAGCGCCATCCTGTTTTCTTCGGTATCGGCAATTAAATTTTCGCCTGCCTGCCCTGAATTCATCTCAACAGACAATAATTCATGGCTGGAAATCTGCCCGCCGGAATCAATTGTAGAACCGGCGAATAGATAGGCTTCTTTTGGCACCACCGTTGCAATCATCGGCTGGCTTGGGGGCAAAGGCTCGGGCACGCTGTTCGCCTGAACGCCGACCCAAGCCACGCCTCCTGCAAGCACCAAGGAGGTCATAATCACAAGGATTGTGCGCGATGAGAACTCCATTTGTCCACCTTAGCCGTCGGGACTATTCGGAAGTAAGTGCGGTGTTCACAGTCTGAAAGCCGGTGTGTACGTTCGTACCAAGAGTTGCAACCGTTCCCACGATTACGGCCGCAATAAGAGCCGCAAACAAACCATATTCAATCGCCGTCGCGCCATCTTCGTCACGAGCGAATCTTTTGATAAACTTCAGTGTCATGATTTTCACTTAGCCTCGTTGTTTATTATTAATAATTCGCAGCATTTCTATTCTGATGCCGCGCACACTCATAGGCAGAAACCCGCCTAAGAAAAATATACGCACAACTTAAACGGTCGCGCAACATCGAATAGTGAAAAGGGATGCAAATCGTTATCTTTTGGCGGCTTCTTGGGAATTATGTCGAATATCTACATCCGTTAGTATGTTGTATACTTATACTAATGATATTAACTACAAACTAAAGATTGCAACTATTTACAAATTGCCGCTATTTGCTTTGATTCGCATGCGCGGGTGGTCCGCGCAGAGCACAGGCAAGCACATGAAAGCCGACCTATGGATCGCTCTTGAAATCCAGAAACAGGGTGTAATGCGGCAGATACGCACTGGTGGCTGTTAAAAATGCAGAGGTTGGACAGCTATTCAGCGGCCATCGCGCGCCATCAATGGTCGGCGGGCTCGTGGAAAACATCCTCGACGTCAAATGTCACCTCGGTGCGGTACAGATGGTCTGTCGAGGTGGTCTCGATCTTGCCGTTCAATTGCGTCGCAAACGCGCGGATCAGTTGCGCGCCCAATCCTGCTTCGTTGGGTTCGATGTCCTTGAAGTTTGCACCAATCGAGTTTTCACAGATCAAACGCGCAGACCCGCCGTCCAGCTGCTTGAGCGAGACAAAAAGATAGGGTCTTTGACCATCCTCAGCGCCGATAAACTTTAGCGCATTGGTGCCCAGTTCCGAGGCCAGCAAGGTCAACGGAACTGCCTGATCGGGGAACAGCACGACCTCGTCGAAATCGTGTTTATAGTCGAGACCGCTGATATTGTTTGACAGCACCAGACGTTCAAACAGGTCTGGCAGCAGGGCGCCGGCATTGGTGCGGCTCAGGTTTTCGGTCTGGTACAGGCTTTTGTGGACCGAGGACAGGCTCATCACCCGCTCTTGCAGCCGGCGCAGGATATCGCGGGTCTCTGGCTCTGTGGCCTTGCGGATCTGCATGTTCATGATCGACGAAATCAGTTGCAGGTTGTTGCGCACCCGGTGGTGTATTTCTTTGAGCAGAACGTTCTTTTCACGCAGCGCGTCTTCCATTTGCGCTTCGTCGTCCAGCAGGTGAAATGCCATTTCGGCAAGCGCATCTTCCAGGTCCTGCAATTCGGCAGACAGCGAAAACTGATCCGAAGCCGATGGCAGCCGACGCGTGCGCGAAAACGCCTGCACCTTGTTGCGCAGATTTTTGACGTGGCGCACAACCAGCCGGTCAACGGCATAATAGGCGACAGCCAGGCTGGCCACGAACATCAATAGTGGAAACAACAGGGGCGCGCTGGAGAACCAGCCAATAGCAGGCCTGCGATATTCGACAGGCCATGCAGCCAGCGCGTAGACCAGTCCCGGCACAACCGGCACCACGGCAAAGGCCTGCTCCTGATCAAATTGGTTGTGGGCGATAAAGGTCTGGGTCCAGTTGCCGTTCAGCGCCTCGAATTTGAAATTCTGGGGCACATAGATGGTTTGGTCGGCTGTCGACGACACCGTGGTCAGAATGTCGCCACGTTCGTTGTAAGTGGTCAGGCTGAGCGGGCGGCGCGTGTTTGACGGCAGCCACGGCACACCCAGTTCGGAACGGGGCAGCGACATCGCGATATAGCCGCGAAAGGTATCGTCCTGATAGGATGGAAACAGCACATCAATGGCCGCGCCACTGCCCGTGTCACTGTTGTGGGTCGGGTCGATCCACATGCGCGGGGTTGCGAATTGTTGGGTCAGGTCGGACCAACTGCTAAGATCCGTATTAGACCCGCCGGATGAGCAGACCATTGTGCCGCCGGGATCAAGGAAGCCGACAAAAGAATAGGCTCCGGTCTCTTTGATATACTGGCTCAGGTAATCGCCGCAGCGTTCCGGCTCGACCAGCATCAACTGCAAGACGGCTGTCAGTGCCTGCGCCGCACCAAATGCACGCTCGAAAACCTGTCTTTCAGAGACAGCCGCAGTGTTGGTCAGCGCCAGCAGCGCCAGTTCCGAACGGTTGTCGACCTCGCGCGACAGATCGCGGGTTTGCAATACGCCCATGGCGCCAATCGGCAACAGCGCCAACGCCAGAAAGGCCGCGACCCAAAATCTCAGGCCGCGCGAAAACGTCCAGGTCGACGATCTGGCGCGTCCCGGGTTTGCCATCAGAACGCAGAGGAGCCGTTCGCTGCCACCACTGCGACCGTTGCGCTGTCGGTCATGATCATTGAATCCTCGTCTTCAAGGTGCATCAGTTCAGCCAGACGTTTGCGTCCGCGATTGGCACGGCTTTTGATCGTACCGACGGCAACGCCACACATTTCGGCAGCTTCTTCGTAGGAAAATCCCGACGCGCCCACAAGCACGAGTGTCTCGCGTTGTTCATCTGGCAATTGCGCAAAAGCCTTGCGGAAATCGGTCATTTGCAAACGTCCGTCATGGGCGGGCTTTTCGGCCATCTTGCCCGTGTGGATTCCGTCAACATCCGCGACTTCGCGTTTCACCTTGCGGCGGCTGGAATAATAGGTGTTGCGCAGAATGGTGAACAACCATGCCCGCATGTTGGTGCCCTGCTGGAACTTGTCGATGTTTGTCCATGCCTTGACCACGGTATCCTGGACCATGTCGTCGGCCACGGCACCGTTGCGTGTCAAACTCAGGGCGAACGCCCGCAAGGCCGGCAGGTGGTCTACCAGCTCGTTTCTTGGATCTGAATCGCTCATTTATGGTCACCTGACCCCTTTTTGGCGTCTTGCTCCTGAAGCTGCGCAAGCAACTCCTTGAAGCGATCGGGAATCTCTTCCTCGACCTTTTCCTGAAAGACGCGTCGCAGGTTGTCGTCGATCTGCTTGCGTGTTCCAGAATTCGGTTCAGTGTTTGCCATTGTTAAATTCGCCCAATATCAGAAGTATACTTTTGCGCACTTGGTTGGGAACAAAACACAGTATGCCGCGTTTGGTTCCCAAGAAATTCGAAATTCGGGGAAATATTATGACTTCTGAGAATACAGGCCAAGACCGTACAGCCGAGATTGGTTCGGTACTGCCTTATCTGCGCCGCTATGCGCGCGCGCTGACTGGTTCGCAAACGGGCGGCGACCGCTATGCGGCGGCCTCGCTTGAAGCGATCCTTGCCGACAGCAGTGCGCTGGATCCGGGGCTGCATATCAAAACCGCCCTGTTCAAAGTGCTGCATGTGATCTGGCAGGCCAGCAAGGTCGATGCGATGGATTCTTCCGATGATATCATGGAGGGCGCTGCGCAAAAGCATCTGTCGAAACTGACAGACAACACACGCGAAGCGCTGTTGTTGCACACAATCGAAGAATTCGATTTTGGCGCGGTTGCCGACATTATGGGTGTTGACCGCGACGAGGCCGAGCACCTGGTCAAAGTCGCACACCGCGAGATGGCCGACAGCATCGCAGGCCGTGTTCTGATTATCGAAGACGAACCGATCATCGCGATGGATCTGGAAAACCTGGTGGGTGACCTGGGGCACCGGATCACCGGTATCGCACGCACCCGTGACGAGGCCGTAAAACTGGGCACAGCGGACAAGCCCGATCTGATCCTTGCCGATATCCGTCTGGCGGACAACTCGTCTGGCATCGATGCGGTGAACGATCTGTTGGGGCAGTTTGGCAATCTGCCAGTGATCTTTATCACCGCTTACCCGGAACGTCTGTTGACGGGCGAACGTCCTGAACCTGCCTTTTTGATTTCGAAACCCTATAAGGAAGATCAGGTAAAATCGGCGGTCAGTCAGGCGATGTTCTTTTCAACAACCGCGACGCTGAAGGTCTGAGTTTCAGAACCGGATTGCGCAACTGTTTCCAATGGCCCGTCGCAGATATGCGGCGGGTCTTTGTATGTGCGGGCATTGAAAACGGCGCGCGGCTGGAACATGTTGACGGAACAGAAAGGCGTTCCACATGAAGCAGAGCGACGTTCTTATTGTCGGCGCAGGTCCGACAGGTCTGGTGCTTGCGCTATGGTTGCAGGCGCAGGGTGTCGGGGTTCGGATCATCGACAAGGCCGGCGGACCGGGCACAACGTCGCGGGCGATGGTGATCCACGCCCGCACGCTGGAACTGTACCGGCAGATGGGTATGGCCGACGCCGTGGTCGCCGCGGGGCATCCCAGCCGCGTGGTGAACATGTGGGCGCGCGGCAAGCGGCGCGCGCGGATCGACATGCGCGACTTTGGCGGCGATATCACGCCCTATCCCTATCTTCTGATTTTTCCACAGGACCAACACGAGGCTTTCCTGTGCGACCAGATCGCCAGGCGCGGCCTGACGATCGAGCGCAACACCGAACTGTTGGAGGCCGAAGACACGGGCGATCAGGTGACAGCGACGCTGCGCGGACCTGATGGCACCACCGAGGTTTGCACAGCCCGTTTCATGGTTGGTGCTGACGGGGCCGCATCGACAGTGCGCAAGGGATTGGGTGGCAGTTTCGACGGGGGCACCTATCAGGCGCTGCTGTATGTGGCCGACGTTGAGGTGGCGCAGGACACGTTCAACGGCAACGTCCACCTTTCCTTTGATGAGACCGACTTTCTGCTGGTGTTCCCATACGGCACCGAAGGCAAGATGCGGCTGGTGGGAAGCGTGCGGTCTGAACGGGTGGCGCAATCCGGCGAGCTGAACTTTGAGGATGTGGGCCACGAAAGTCTGCATGCGATGGGTATTACGGTAACGCACCTGAACTGGTTTTCGACCTACAAATCGCACCACCGCATGACCGACCGGTTCCGGCAGGGCAACATCTTTTTGGCCGGGGATGCCGCGCATATACACAGCCCCGCGGGCGGGCAGGGGATGAACACCGGCATCGGTGATGCGGTCAACCTGGCATGGAAACTGGCGGCGGTGGTGAACGGGCGCGGCAATCAGGCTTTGCTGGACAGCTATCACGATGAACGCGCAGCCTTTGCACGGACATTGATAAGAACCACCGATCAGGCGTTCAATCTGGCCTCGCGTAAGGGCAGCCTGTTTGGCTTTATGCGCACCTATGTGGTGCCGAACGTGGCCAAGCTGGCCTTTGGGCTGGCGTCAGCGCGGGCGGCGATGTTCCGGGCGATTTCGCAGGTTGCGATCAGCTATTCGGACGGTCCGCTGGGCACCGGCACGGCAGGATCGGTGTCGGGTGGCGACAGGTTGCCGTTCGTGCATTTGGACGGGGGCGACAACTATGGCCCGTTGGCAGACATCACATGGCAGGTGCATGTCTATGGCCAGCCATCCGGTGCTTTGCGCTCATGGTGCGCAGACCGTGACATTCCACTGCATGTCTTTGCATGGGGCAAAGGTTGTGAAGCCGCAGGGCTCATGCGCGACGCTGCCTATTTGCTGCGTCCCGACACCTATGTGGGCTGCGCTGTGCCAAAGGGTGACGTCGAACCGCTGCAAGCCTATCTGACTCATCTGGGGGTATGACTTAGGCTCTGGACCCATTAATTCTATATACTCAGCGGCGATTTCGCGAAATTTCAAAGGTTTGGGGCGTGCAGCCAATAGTGGTTCTATTTGCAAGCGACCCAAGACGTTGAAATGAAGCGAAATCGCCGCCCTTCGGGTTTGACGGATTTTCCCGCAGCCTGCGGCGCATCTGCTTAAAATAGAACCACTATTCTTGCGCAAATGCTTCTTGTCTGCGAAAAAATCTGTCAAACTGAGTATATAGAATTAATGGGTCCAGAGCCTTCTGTATCTCCGATCTGTTATTGTTCCCCCGTCAGCGACCTTGGCCGAGGTCACTGACGGGACGGTGTATGGCGTCAGAGCCTTGTGGCCCAAGTTGAATTGGGACCACGTTTGCTAGCGAGCCAGCACTGTCTCTCTTCATCCATCTCGAACAGTTGCTTGTGGCCAGCTTGGACCACGGATCAGAAGGAAGAGAACATGAACAGGATAACACGAGACGCAATCCTTGGCATAGATGTCAGCCGCGATTGGCTGGACATTCATTGCCTGCCAAGCAATCAGAGACTTCGATTGCCCAATTCCGAGGACGGGCATGCGCGCGTGGGCGCCCTGGCAAAGTCAGCCTGTGCGCTGGTTTGTTTTGAGGCCACAGGGGGGCAGGAATGGCGTCTGTGGTCGGCCCTCGACGTTGCAGGGGTCGCGACCAGGCAACTGCCGCCCGCGCAAATCAAAGCCTTTGCCGCCAGCCGGGGCACGCGGGCGAAAACGGATAGGATCGACGCGGAGCTTATCGCGCGGTTCATGGCCTTTCGGCCTGATGCAGGGCGGACCTTGCCGCATGAAAAGATACGTCTTCTCAGGGCTTTGGTGTCCAAGCGTGGTCAGCTCGTCGAAACACGCAAACGGCTTTTGGCGCAAATCAAGGCGCATGCGAAACTGGGTTCGGATGATCTGTTCGACGTCATGGATGGTGACCTGAAAGACCTACTGGATCGCCAGATTGCAGGACTTGAGGTCCGGATCGAACAGATCATCGCCTCAGAGGAAGGCCTTGCCACGACTGCTGCCATCTTGCGTTCAGTTCCCGGCATTGGCCCGGTCGCCAGCACGATGTTGATCGCTGAAATGCCGGAACTCGGCCAGATCACGGGCGAACAAGCCGCCGCGCTGACAGGCCTTGCGCCCATTGCCCATGACAGCGGCGCGATGCGGGGCAAGCGCGCTATCGGAGGCGGCCGGCGCCCGCTGCGACACGTTATGTTCCAGGCGGCGCTCGTCGCCAGTCACCACAATCCCGTCCTGAAGCCGTTCGCAGACCGCCTTCGCGAAGCCGGAAAACCACACAAAGTGATAATCACCGCCGTCGCAAGAAAGCTTGTGACAATCGTGAACGCCCTTTGCAAAAGTCGACAGAAATGGACTACTCAACTCGCTTGAGAAATACAGTTGCTAGCTTTCGGCGAGGGGCGACAGGCCGATGTTTTGCAGGATGCGTTCAATGTCGCCGGTGCTGAACGGTGCTGCAACGCGATAGCCGTCGTGCAGGACTTCGGCAAAGTTTTCGTCATCAACTCCCACGCGCACGGTCGTGATGCAGCGGTCGCGCAGCAGGTCCATCAGCGTTGGATCGGTTGAATTTGCAGCATTGCCCAACAAA from Pseudosulfitobacter sp. DSM 107133 encodes the following:
- a CDS encoding type II and III secretion system protein family protein, with amino-acid sequence MTVFLLGANLLGLSATSHAQTYIESTGRPVQLFAGEGKLLKLDSPSETVFLANPEIADVEIKSPTLLYIYGKSMGETTLFVIDSSDEVSVASSVKVTTNIDALNGAARASVQGGRFSIVEVDGALVMTGRVATIRDAEQVQSIVQTLAGESVPVVNSLSLDTPAQINLQVKIAEVSRTVTEDLGTNWTALSGNGLTGGGSVTGGYALGADFSVGNSLQGVTLEALKNEGLVTILSEPNLTARSGDKATFLAGGRFPYQTQSSNGEVRVVFEPFGVELDFEPEVLRSDKIKLMVNTKIRELDFSKGSTTDLQNLPLILERSAATTIEVSSGQSFAIAGLFKATSQQNIKAIPGLGEIPLLGALFRSTSFQQGETELVIIVTPYLVEPSAPGKFKTPVDKFRPADRLSRNFLGELTFGTPDEGGPVSVKSINGKAGLILQ
- the cpaB gene encoding Flp pilus assembly protein CpaB yields the protein MEFSSRTILVIMTSLVLAGGVAWVGVQANSVPEPLPPSQPMIATVVPKEAYLFAGSTIDSGGQISSHELLSVEMNSGQAGENLIADTEENRMALIQLSARRMIPANTPFVSSDIQPVVYSIPEPEVPPVAETPTFAGIATLLRPGMRAIALPLTGETAAAGLIDLGDRIDVLLSYDDQSGVRAVRTVLQNVQVIATDQSNGSAGVTNTAAPRTITLELHPEGAKVLALARHTGDLVLVLSQKTDDDMPVIANDPPVLATQISGLPAPSAKPVAPSGVRVVRGSSSSRSQSILPQPVPAPDSAVASSPPDTTGSNP
- a CDS encoding Flp family type IVb pilin translates to MTLKFIKRFARDEDGATAIEYGLFAALIAAVIVGTVATLGTNVHTGFQTVNTALTSE
- a CDS encoding sensor histidine kinase; this translates as MANPGRARSSTWTFSRGLRFWVAAFLALALLPIGAMGVLQTRDLSREVDNRSELALLALTNTAAVSERQVFERAFGAAQALTAVLQLMLVEPERCGDYLSQYIKETGAYSFVGFLDPGGTMVCSSGGSNTDLSSWSDLTQQFATPRMWIDPTHNSDTGSGAAIDVLFPSYQDDTFRGYIAMSLPRSELGVPWLPSNTRRPLSLTTYNERGDILTTVSSTADQTIYVPQNFKFEALNGNWTQTFIAHNQFDQEQAFAVVPVVPGLVYALAAWPVEYRRPAIGWFSSAPLLFPLLMFVASLAVAYYAVDRLVVRHVKNLRNKVQAFSRTRRLPSASDQFSLSAELQDLEDALAEMAFHLLDDEAQMEDALREKNVLLKEIHHRVRNNLQLISSIMNMQIRKATEPETRDILRRLQERVMSLSSVHKSLYQTENLSRTNAGALLPDLFERLVLSNNISGLDYKHDFDEVVLFPDQAVPLTLLASELGTNALKFIGAEDGQRPYLFVSLKQLDGGSARLICENSIGANFKDIEPNEAGLGAQLIRAFATQLNGKIETTSTDHLYRTEVTFDVEDVFHEPADH
- a CDS encoding RNA polymerase sigma factor, with protein sequence MSDSDPRNELVDHLPALRAFALSLTRNGAVADDMVQDTVVKAWTNIDKFQQGTNMRAWLFTILRNTYYSSRRKVKREVADVDGIHTGKMAEKPAHDGRLQMTDFRKAFAQLPDEQRETLVLVGASGFSYEEAAEMCGVAVGTIKSRANRGRKRLAELMHLEDEDSMIMTDSATVAVVAANGSSAF
- a CDS encoding NepR family anti-sigma factor is translated as MANTEPNSGTRKQIDDNLRRVFQEKVEEEIPDRFKELLAQLQEQDAKKGSGDHK
- a CDS encoding response regulator, translating into MTSENTGQDRTAEIGSVLPYLRRYARALTGSQTGGDRYAAASLEAILADSSALDPGLHIKTALFKVLHVIWQASKVDAMDSSDDIMEGAAQKHLSKLTDNTREALLLHTIEEFDFGAVADIMGVDRDEAEHLVKVAHREMADSIAGRVLIIEDEPIIAMDLENLVGDLGHRITGIARTRDEAVKLGTADKPDLILADIRLADNSSGIDAVNDLLGQFGNLPVIFITAYPERLLTGERPEPAFLISKPYKEDQVKSAVSQAMFFSTTATLKV
- a CDS encoding FAD-dependent monooxygenase, which codes for MKQSDVLIVGAGPTGLVLALWLQAQGVGVRIIDKAGGPGTTSRAMVIHARTLELYRQMGMADAVVAAGHPSRVVNMWARGKRRARIDMRDFGGDITPYPYLLIFPQDQHEAFLCDQIARRGLTIERNTELLEAEDTGDQVTATLRGPDGTTEVCTARFMVGADGAASTVRKGLGGSFDGGTYQALLYVADVEVAQDTFNGNVHLSFDETDFLLVFPYGTEGKMRLVGSVRSERVAQSGELNFEDVGHESLHAMGITVTHLNWFSTYKSHHRMTDRFRQGNIFLAGDAAHIHSPAGGQGMNTGIGDAVNLAWKLAAVVNGRGNQALLDSYHDERAAFARTLIRTTDQAFNLASRKGSLFGFMRTYVVPNVAKLAFGLASARAAMFRAISQVAISYSDGPLGTGTAGSVSGGDRLPFVHLDGGDNYGPLADITWQVHVYGQPSGALRSWCADRDIPLHVFAWGKGCEAAGLMRDAAYLLRPDTYVGCAVPKGDVEPLQAYLTHLGV
- a CDS encoding IS110 family transposase, which gives rise to MNRITRDAILGIDVSRDWLDIHCLPSNQRLRLPNSEDGHARVGALAKSACALVCFEATGGQEWRLWSALDVAGVATRQLPPAQIKAFAASRGTRAKTDRIDAELIARFMAFRPDAGRTLPHEKIRLLRALVSKRGQLVETRKRLLAQIKAHAKLGSDDLFDVMDGDLKDLLDRQIAGLEVRIEQIIASEEGLATTAAILRSVPGIGPVASTMLIAEMPELGQITGEQAAALTGLAPIAHDSGAMRGKRAIGGGRRPLRHVMFQAALVASHHNPVLKPFADRLREAGKPHKVIITAVARKLVTIVNALCKSRQKWTTQLA